The proteins below come from a single Esox lucius isolate fEsoLuc1 chromosome 7, fEsoLuc1.pri, whole genome shotgun sequence genomic window:
- the LOC105029259 gene encoding short transient receptor potential channel 7-like — MIRAPAVSPPPNRDCDESAPEQWEIDPQPLLSPVVDDTPLFIPLTRCMNLTDALHRRRQNPRGEWYDNTVYSDIDHPDQHVVSMNTYEDHNGAYLSQVEEIARNSDVGLHDFDSHWDHSEFDHSNSPHKSVETIMHRRKTTVREKGRRQAVRGPAYMFSERGTSLTSEEERFLDAAEYGNIPVVRKMLEESKTLNVNCVDYMGQNALQLAVGNEHLEVTELLLKKEGLARVGDGLLLAISKGYVRIVEAILAHPAFSGGLRLTLSPLEQELRDDDFYAYDEDGTRFSHDVTPVILAAHCQEYEIVHTLLMKGARIEKPHDYFCKCNECHDKQCRDSFSHSRSRMNAYKGLASAAYLSLSSEDPVFTALELSNELARLANIETEFKNDYRKLSMQCKDFVVGVLDLCRDTEEVEAILNGDVDQALPSDHSRPCLSRVKLAIKYEVKKFVAHPNCQQQLLTLWYENLAGLRQQSVGVKCWTVLGVAIGLPFLAISYWIMPCSKLGQILRSPFMKFVAHAVSFTIFLGLLVINASDRFEGVKNLPNETITDHPHQVFRVKTSQFSWTEMLIMNWVLGMIWSECKEIWADGPREYIMHLWNVLDFGMLSIFVASFTARLMAFLRASEAQLYVDMYVPHMPNIDLSNASLPPNVAYYTHARNRWLPSDPQLISEGLYSIAVVLSFSRIAYILPANESFGPLQISLGRTVKDIFKFMVIFIMVFLAFMIGMFNLYSYYLGAKYNPAFTTVEESFKTLFWSIFGLSEVISVVLKYDHKFIENIGYVLFGVYNVTMVIVLLNMLIAMINHSYQEIEEDADVEWKFARAKLWLSYFDEGRTLPPPFNLVPSPKSFYYLALRIRACLVKLCKAKARHHDNQPETCIINLRFKLHQYRPQKRTPGQDDFTIRKPIKHPTRYQKLMKRLIKRYVLKAQVDSENDEINEGELKEIKQDISSLRYELLEEKSQATDELADLIQQLGDKLSKNVKKP, encoded by the exons ATGATAAGAGCACCAGCGGTCTCCCCCCCGCCCAATAGAGACTGTGATGAGAGCGCACCTGAACAGTGGGAGATTGATCCTCAACCGTTACTATCCCCTGTCGTCGATGACACCCCGCTTTTCATCCCTCTAACCCGATGTATGAATTTGACGGATGCTTTGCACAGACGACGACAGAATCCGAGAGGAGAGTGGTATGATAACACGGTGTACAGCGACATCGACCATCCCGACCAACACGTCGTCTCGATGAATACATATGAGGACCATAACGGTGCATATCTATCTCAAGTAGAAGAAATCGCTAGGAATTCAGATGTCGGGTTGCACGATTTCGACAGTCATTGGGATCATTCTGAGTTCGATCACAGCAACTCACCACATAAATC AGTGGAGACCATCATGCACCGTAGAAAAACAACCGTGCGAGAGAAGGGTCGTCGGCAGGCTGTCCGTGGCCCTGCATACATGTTCAGTGAGCGGGGCACCAGTCTCACTTCAGAGGAGGAGCGCTTCCTAGATGCTGCCGAGTACGGGAACATCCCAGTGGTACgcaagatgctggaggagtccAAAACCCTCAATGTCAACTGCGTGGACTACATGGGCCAGAATGCGCTGCAGTTAGCCGTGGGCAATGAGCACTTGGAGGTAACAGAGCTTCTGCTGAAGAAGGAGGGGCTGGCACGTGTGGGCGATGGCCTCCTCTTGGCCATCAGTAAGGGTTATGTACGCATCGTAGAGGCCATCTTGGCTCACCCAGCGTTCAGTGGTGGGCTGCGCCTCACCCTAAGCCCCCTGGAGCAGGAGCTAAGAGATGATGACTTTTACGCCTACGATGAGGACGGCACGAGGTTTTCCCATGACGTGACCCCTGTCATCCTGGCCGCACACTGCCAGGAGTATGAGATAGTGCACACTCTGTTGATGAAGGGCGCACGCATCGAGAAGCCCCATGACTACTTCTGTAAGTGCAACGAATGTCATGATAAGCAGTGCAGAGACTCGTTCAGCCACTCCCGCTCCAGGATGAACGCCTACAAAGGCCTGGCCAGCGCCGCCTACCTGTCCCTGTCTAGTGAGGACCCCGTGTTCACTGCCCTGGAACTCAGCAATGAGCTGGCTCGCCTCGCCAACATTGAGACTGAGTTCAAG aACGACTACAGGAAGCTGTCCATGCAGTGTAAAGACTTTGTGGTGGGAGTGCTTGACTTGTGCCGAGACACGGAAGAGGTGGAGGCCATTTTGAATGGGGATGTGGACCAAGCTCTGCCCAGCGATCATAGTCGACCCTGTCTCAGCCGGGTCAAACTCGCAATTAAGTACGAGGTCAAGAAG TTTGTGGCCCATCCTAACTGCCAGCAGCAACTCCTGACCCTGTGGTATGAAAACCTAGCTGGGCTCAGGCAGCAGTCTGTTGGGGTTAAATGTTGGACTGTCTTGGGAGTAGCAATTGGGCTCCCTTTCCTCGCTATTTCATACTGGATCATGCCCTGCAGTAAG TTGGGGCAGATTCTCAGAAGTCCCTTCATGAAGTTTGTGGCCCATGCGGTGTCATTCACCATCTTCCTTGGCCTGTTGGTGATCAATGCCTCAGACCGCTTCGAGGGGGTCAAGAATCTTCCAAATGAGACTATAACCGACCACCCTCATCAGGTTTTCAGGGTCAAAACCAGTCAGTTTTCTTGGACTGAGATGCTCATCATGAACTGGGTGCTTG GGATGATCTGGTCAGAGTGTAAAGAGATCTGGGCTGATGGGCCAAGGGAGTACATCATGCACCTGTGGAATGTGTTAGACTTTGGCATGCTGTCCATCTTTGTGGCTTCGTTCACGGCTCGACTCATGGCCTTCTTGAGGGCCTCTGAGGCCCAGCTGTATGTGGACATGTATGTGCCTCACATGCCCAACATAGACCTGAGCAACGCTTCACTGCCTCCGAATGTGGCATACTACACCCACG cCAGGAACAGATGGTTACCATCAGACCCTCAACTCATCTCTGAGGGTTTGTACTCAATTGCAGTGGTGCTCAGTTTCTCCCGCATTGCCTACATTTTGCCTGCCAATGAGAGCTTTGGCCCACTTCAAATCTCCCTTGGACGGACTGTCAAGGACATCTTCAAGTTCATGGTCATCTTCATAATGGTCTTCCTGGCTTTCATGATTGGCATGTTTAATCTATATTCATATTACCTTGGTGCAAAGTACAATCCTGCCTTCACCAC GGTGGAGGAGAGCTTTAAGACTCTATTTTGGTCCATCTTTGGCCTGTCCGAGGTTATCTCTGTGGTTTTGAAGTATGACCATAAGTTCATCGAGAACATTGGTTATGTTCTCTTTGGTGTCTACAATGTAACCATGGTAATCGTACTGCTCAACATGCTTATTGCAATGATCAATCACTCCTATCAAGAGATTGAG GAGGATGCTGATGTTGAGTGGAAGTTTGCCCGGGCCAAACTCTGGCTCTCCTACTTTGATGAGGGTCGTACTCTGCCTCCACCATTTAATCTGGTTCCCAGCCCCAAGTCCTTCTACTACCTAGCCCTGCGCATAAGGGCTTGTCTGGTGAAGCTGTGTAAGGCCAAAGCCCGTCACCACGACAACCAGCCAGAGACTTGTATAATCAATTTGCGATTTAAG CTCCATCAGTACAGACCTCAAAAGAGGACACCGGGGCAGGATGACTTCACCATTCGGAAACCCATCAAACATCCTACTCGATACCAG AAACTAATGAAGAGGCTCATTAAGCGATATGTGCTAAAAGCTCAGGTTGACAGTGAAAACGACGAAATCAATGAGG GTGAGCTAAAGGAGATCAAGCAAGACATTTCAAGTCTGCGCTATGAACTCCTGGAGGAGAAGTCTCAGGCAACGGATGAATTAGCTGACTTGATCCAACAGCTTGGGGACAAGCTTAGCAAGAACGTCAAGAAACCCTGA